TTCACCTCCTTTTGATGGTTGTGTGTGCATTAATAATTTAACCAGTAATAAAAATAATAAACTGGCAAATAATTAAACTTTTTCCATAAAAAAACCAAAAATCTTTTTTAAAAAGATTTTTGGTTTTTAAACTAATATTAAATAAATTTAATTTTTTAATTTAATGTAACTTTGTCAAATTTATCGGCAAACCTCTCTTCTGCTGCATTCTCAATACGCATTATTTCTTCGCTGTCGCCGTTTTCAAGCATCTTCATATATGCTTCTTGAGTCTCATTTAAAATACGCATGTCTTTAATCAAATGAGTCATGTATAGATCGCCTGTCCCATTTTGCCTGCTGCCAAGAAACTCTCCAGGCCCTCTCATCTCAAGGTCTTTTTGCGCTATTAAAAATCCATCGTTTGAACTGACCAGCATACTTAATCTCTCATATGCAGGGCCTGTATCTGCTTCTGTTACTAAAAAGCAAAAGGATTCTTTTTCTCCCCTACCTACTCTTCCTCTTAATTGGTGCAAAGTAGACAACCCGAACATCTCAGCGTTTTCTATGACCATTATAGTAGCGTTTGGAACATTTACGCCAACTTCAACAACTGTCGTCGCCACTAAGACTTTTATTTCACCAGAATAAAATCCGTTTATTATCTCCTGTTTTTTCTTTGCGCTCAACTTCCCATGCAGCATAGCAACGCTTCCTTTAGGAAAGATTTTAGAAAGTTCAGCCAGTACGTCAGCTGCACTCCTTTTTGGGAAATCCTCGTTTTCTTCTATAAGCGGGCAGACCACATAACACTGCGAGCCATCCACTATGCTTTTTTTTATGTAGCCATACATATCAAGACGCTTTTGCTCGCTTACTATAAAAGTTTTTACTTTTTTTCTTAAAGGAGGCATTTCATCTACTATAGAAATATCCAAGTTCTTATAAAGCACCATTGCAAGCGTCCTTGGTATCGGCGTAGCTGACATGATCATTACATGCGGGGTACCTTTAGCCTCAAATGCCGCACGCTGCGACACCCCGAAACGGTGCTGCTCATCAGCTATAACCAAACCTAAATTCGGCGGAACCACGTTTTCATAAAACAGCGCATGCGTACCAAATACTAAATCTGCCTCTCCTTTGTTTATACGCTCCTTTACTTCTTTTTTTTCAGATGCACTCATAGATCCTACAAGCAGCTCTATTCTTATATTTTTGCTTTCAAACAGCTTTTTCGCCTCTTCGTAGTGCTGCCTTGAGAGTACCTCAGTTGGTGCCATCATTGCAGCCATGTAGCCCTGCCTTACAAGCAGGTACATAGCAAAAAATGCGATCATGGTCTTGCCGCAGCCAACATCGCCCTGAATCAGTCGCTCCATACGCTTTGTTTGCATGTCTTCGCAAATCTCGCCACAGATGCGCCTTTGGGCAGACGTTGGTTCATAAGGCAACAGCGAAAAAAATTCACAAAGTGCACCGTCTGTATTAACTTTTATAAAGTCCTCACTTTTATTTTCACTGCTGACCTTATATAAAAAGGCATTAAATAGCATTAAGTCCTCAAATAAAAGCCTTCTTTTAGCTAGAGCAAGCATTTCCTTGTCTTTTGGAAAATGCACGTTGAAAAATGCCTCTTTACGCTTACTTAGCCCGTATTCTTTACGCGTTTTATCAGAAAACATATCGTCTTTAACTTCATATTTCTTAAGTGCGTTTAAAATAAGCTCACGCATCTTTTTTTGTGTCAGCCCTGCTGTCAACCGATATATCGGCAGTATATCAAATAAATTTTCGCTGTTTGATATTATCTCCGGATTATCTAATCTTATTTCAAAGTTAGTACGCTTGACTTTACCTAAAACGCATATCTTATCTCCAGTTTTAAACCTGTCTTTTAAATATGCCTGGTTAAAATAGTAAACATTGGCAAATGAAGATCCATCTGAAACTTTTAACTTAAGTATATTTAAGTTTTTGCGGATACGGTTTAAAGATACGTCTATTAAAGACGCATTAAGCAAAACCGTATCAGAATCTTTTAAAAAAAATATCGGCGTTTTTTGTTTTAAATCTGTATAATCTCTTGGCAAAAAATAAACGAGGTCTTCAACTGAAAAGATATTCAGTTTTTTTAAAAGCGTTATAGTCTTTGGCCCAATACCAGTTAGATTTAAAAGGTCTGGCATTTATATAACTCCTTTTGCTCTTTCGTTGCCTTTTAAAAAACCGGCTAAAATGCCGGTTTTTTAAAAATTTTATTCTACAGCAAATATGTACATATATACAGGCTGGCCGCCGCATTGCATATCGACATCGCAATCCGGGAACTTATCCTGTATCTCTTCTAAAAGCTCTTTTGCGTCATCTTCATTAACGTTTTCACCGAAGAATCCGGTTATCACACAATCATCTTCGTCTACCATTTGCGATAGCAGCTCTGTAGGTATACTGTCTAATTCCGGTTTATTGACGACGATCTTAGATTCAAATATGCCTATAAATTCATCCTTTTTTATATCCCGGCCGTTCATACCACTGTCTCTTATCGCCTGTGTAACGACGCCAGTTTTTACATTGCTTAAGGCCTTAGTCATCTTTTCTGCGTTCTCGTCAAGTTTTAATTCCGGATTAAACGCCATCATAGCACTTATTCCCTGCGGAATGGATTTTGACGGAACCACCTCAATATTTTTACCGGTCAGCGATTTTGCCTGTGTCGCGGCTAATATAATATTTTTATTATTAGGTAAAATAATAACGTTTTGCGACGGTACGCTATCTACTGCTGTTGCTATATCATGTGCGCTTGGATTCATGGTCTGGCCGCCTTCAACTAGTAAGTCTACACCTAGCTCCTTTAAAATAGCGCATATTCCCTCTCCGGCAGCAATAGAAACTACTGCTATGTCTTTTTGAGGGATTTCTTTTTCTTTTTTCTTGAAATCGCCTATTATTTCATTGTGCTGTTCTCTCATGTTGTCTATCTTGATCCCCGATAAGGACCCCAACTTAAGAGCTTCGTTCAATGCTTTATCCGGTTCATTCGTATGTACATGCACCTTAACCAGCATCAAATCCCCAACAACTAAGACGCAGTCCCCAATATTAGAAAGCTTTTCCCTGAAATCGTCTACATCTTTTAATTTAATTCCTTGTCTTAATTGTTTTATAAAAAATTCTGTGCAATATCCAAATTCTATTTCTGCATTACTGCTTTCGACAACTTCGTTATTCTGCGGAGCCATGCTTTCAAAGTCTATACTTATCTGGTTGCCGTTAAGAGCAGCTTTATAACCGCTATATATAATTAGCAAGCCCTTGCCGCCAGCATCTACAACTCCCGCCTCTTTTAAAACAGAAAGCATATCCGGTGTTTTTATAAGGGTCTTCTCCCCTTCTCTAAGCACATTGTCAAGCAGATTAAGGACACCTTCATCTTCGCTTTCAACAGCAGCGTCTGCCATGGAACGTGCTACCGTTAATATCGTGCCTTCCTTTGGCTTCATGACCGCCTTATACGCACATTCGACACCCAGCCTAAGACCGGCTGCAAAATCTGCTGTAGTCATATCGTTAAGCCCGGTACAGGCTTGCGTAAACCCTCTAAACAGCTGCGATAAAATAACACCTGAGTTCCCTCTTGCGCCTTTTAAAGAGCCTAAAGCCAGTGCCTGCGCGACGTTATGTACTGTAACGTCAGTTACACTGTTTATCTCCTTTACTGCAGACATCATTGTTAAAGTCATATTAGTTCCGGTGTCTCCGTCGGGCACAGGAAAGACATTCAATGAATTTAGTGCCTCTTTATTTTCTTCTAACAGAGAAGCTGCAGATAAAATCATATCCCGAAGCATCTCTCCGGTAATTTTATATTCTTCCAAACTATTTTTGCCCCCTTATAACCTTATGTCGCTTATAGTTACATCTAAATTAGCAACACTAAGGCCTGTAAGTTTTTCGACTTTATACTTAACAGTATCAACGACATTCTCTGCGACAGCAGGCATTGATACCCCATACTTAACGGCAATGTATAGATGAATCGATAAATTATTCCCGTCAACTGATACTTTTACGCCTTTGGACAAGTTTTCCCCTTTAAAAAGTTGCACAATACCGTCCATAGCAGTTTTTGAGGCCATACCAACTATACCGTAGCACTCCATCGCCGCCAACCCTGCAAGGTTAGCAAGAACTTCTTCCGAAAAGACAATACTACCTATCATATTTTTTACAGTAGCTCCCATTCATAGACCTCCCTTACTTGTTACAACTCATTTTCTTACAATTAGGAACCTATTTTATTACATTTTTAAAAAAACTTCAACTTTTTTTAAAATATTTATATTGACAATACTATTTCTATTCCCATTAAAGCAATAAAAATTCGGGGAAAAATAAATATTTGCTTGCATTAGTTTTTTATTTATGATACAATCCTAATGTTTAAAATACAACCGGGGGTGAAGAAAATGCCTAATATAAAATCTGCTAAAAAGCGTGTATTGACAATTGAGAAAAGAACGCTTAAAAACCGCGCCGTTAAAACCAATTTAAAGACAAGGCTTAAAAATTTTGACGTTGCTGTTAAGTCAGACGATCCAATTGCCAAAGAACTTTTGCGTGATACAGTAAGTGCTGTAGACAAAGCCGCAAAAAAAGGCGTTATACACAAAAACAAAGCTAACCGTAAAAAAAGCAGAATGGCCAAGGCTTTAAACAAAGCGCAAGCTTAAAGCCAAATTAAAACTTTAAAAACAGCTTTTCACCCTAAGCGGTTTTTAATTTGATTTTGAAAAAGCTCTTTTAAGTCACTTTCAGGGCTTTTTTGTTTTGCCAATAATTACTAGAAAACTTTGTATATCCGGCAGAGCGTTTCAAACGTTGATAAATCAAAAGACGCTTCGCCTTTTTTTTGTGAAACTTCTAAATCCGCAAGGCTGGTAAACGCATCTTTAATATCTCTGCTTGAAAAATTTTTTACATCTAAAAGCGCATTTTTCACTTCAAACTGTGATAGGCCCGTTAAAGAGACTATTCTTTCTGCACTGCAATCTAAGTTTAACAGGCTTTTCACCATATGAAGGGTCCTAAACTTAGCCGCTATTAAACCTATTATCGAAAAAGGGCTTCTTTCTTCATCTAAAATCTTATCAAAAAGCCTTTTCATATTTTTCATATCTTTTTTCATAAAATATCCGTGAAGCAAAAAAACTTCGTAGTCTACACCATAATTTACATACTTTTTTATATCTGCAACCTTTATCTTGTTTTTACCAACGATAAAACGCAGTTTTTCTATTTCACCAAGCACATTCAACAGGTCGCTGCCTACATATTCCACCAGGAGATGGGCTGCATCCCTGTCTATGTTTATTTCAGGATCCTTTGTAAGGTAGCTTACCGTTTCATACCCTTTTAGTTTCTTAAAGTGTTCTACTTTTCCGGCATTAAGAATTGCCTTCACCAATTTTTTTCGGGTGTCTGCGCTATATGTCAACTCAAATATAAGCACCGTGCTTATAGGTATCTTCGGCAGATATTCGCTTAACTTAGCGGCACCAGAAGTATCGCCTGAAAAACAGGGCGAATCCTTAACCAAGATGACCCTGGATTCATCCATTACAGGCAGTGTCTCACATGCGACTATGATGTCATTAGCGGGCGTTTTTTCATCTAATACCATATAGTTAAGTTCAGGTATGTTAAGCGGCACGCCATTAACCGCCGCTTTTACCGCTGCTTCTCTAAGAAAATTTTCCTGCCCATGAAAAAGATATACATTTTTGTTAACACTGTTTGCCATTTTGCCTACCTTACCGTTTCTACTCTTATTTTGTCGTCTATATAAAGCTCTACGCAGCCATTTTGTTCAGTTGTATAAATTTCGTCGCAGGCCTTTAAGAGCGAATTTAAAACACGCTCGCTCGGGTGCCCGTAGTTGTTCTTACCAACCGAAATAATCGCAGTTTCCGGTTTTACATATTTTAAAAACTCATCTGACGTGGAAGAAGCAGCCCCATGATGTGCTACAAACAATACGTCTATATCGCCGATTTCAGCCATTATATCTTCTTCGACTGCGCTGGGTATATCTCCCGGTACCAGTATACGATTCCCATTGTATTCAATAAGCAATACCAGCGAATTATAATTGGAATCGTCCTCATCGCTGTTTGAACCCGGGTTATATACGGTTATTTTTACTCCGTCGAAATATAGAGTATCTCCCTTACTTAGAGTGAGTATCTTATTCGTATTTTCTTCTATACTTATTTTAGGGGCATCGCATTCATTTGTATAGACAGTTTCTATCTTTCCTTCTTCCATAAGCTCTTTTATTCCGTAGGAATGGTCTGAATCGTCATGAGTTATTATACCTATATCTATTTCTCCCCTGCCCTGCAAATAATCTTCTAACAGGGTTAGATTATACTCACTGCCACCGTCTATCAGTATAGTTTTGTTATTAGGAGTCCTTATATACGTAGCGCTGCCTTGAGATACATCTATTGCCGCAATATATAATCCGCCATACGGTATCATGTAGCCTAAAACTATCACTAATAATAGCAAAAATAAAGCGTTACGCCAACTATTTTTTAATCTTTGTCTTTAAAGAAGTATTTAGACACTACGAGCATAAGCAAAAGCGCCAGTGCTATTGCCAAGATACCAAGGCTTGGAAAAGATATGTTTGCATAAGGCAGGTTTGAAATTGACAAAGCAATGTCGATTATCACATTTATTATAAAGCTACCAGCCGCCGCCGTTATAAACGCTATCGGGGCAAAAATAAGCCCCAATATAACGGATAGGAGTATAAATATAAGTGAGACAGCCACTAGCGGTATAACAAGCAAATTTCCTATCAGCGAATAAACAGCTATTGTACCCGTGAACCTGGCTGCAAATAAAGATACGCCAGATGAAGCGCCGATAGAAGCTGCTGCTAGGCTTAGCACCTTTTTCTTTTTAAAGCAGCGGTTTAAAAGATCCCCCACCGTTATTATTCCGAAAACTGCGGCAAAGGAAAGCTGAAATGACATTTTAAATATGCTCAGCGGGGACAAGACCAGTATAATCAAAAATGCAGTTGAAAAAACTATAAGCGTATCAGTTCTCTTATCTGTTAAGTTGAATATAAGGTAAACCGCCACCATAATAAACGCACGAACTGCGCTTGCCGGCGCACCGATTATCTCAACGAACAGATACAATATCAATATTTCTACTGCAAAGCTTATCTTTTTACCTACTTTTAAAAGCCCTAAAAGCCAAACCAAAATCGCGGCAAGAAACCCAATGTGCAACCCAGACACAGCAACTATATGTGATATTCCGGCCGTGCTGAATGAAGAAGTCACGTCATCGCTTATACTTGATGTATCGCCAAGCAGCATGCCCTTTGCTACCGGAGCGGCAGAAGCATCAAACGTAGAATCTATGACCATGGCAATAGATTTATTTATAGTTATAAAAACGTTTTTAAAAAAGTTTTTATCCTGCCCTGTCTTAGTAATCTCGTCTGCATTTGCACGAAAAGCTATTCCATCTGCCAAAAGGTATTTTTGTTCGTTATATCCATTCGGATTCCTCTCTTCATAGGTATACCTTATACTTGCTTTATCTGCATAAACCACGTCGCCGTATTCAAAGCCGGCGGGTGCCGTTAACAGCACTTTTCCTTCAAGCTGCTTGATTCCATCTTCCGCTGTTATGCTGACACCTTTTAAAACATACTTGCTGATTTCCCCTGTCACATATTCCGGATTTTCTGATATGGTTCCAGTTATTGATATGCTTTGCTCAGACGGTATGCTTTGGTTTACCGGTATCAGCGCTAAATTATAACAAAAAGCCCCCAGACTTACGGAGGCTAAAAGGATCCCTAATATAAACCATTTTTTAAACAGCATGTAAAGGAGTGCAGACACTAAAATGCCTAAAAATAAAATTACAAAAATGAAGGGCGTGTTTAATCTTACAGCATCCTCAACGGCTATGCCTATTGCGAAACACGGCAACGAGGCAATAAAAAATAAAGGGCGGGAATTAAAAATGGTGTTTCTTTCTGCCATTAGCCTTGTCCCCTACTATAAGGTTTTACCTAAATAACTATGCTTTTCATTTCCTGTGCTGTTTGGCTTTTTAAAAACACTTTGATAGCTTCATTCAGTACTTCCCTGGAGGAATTAAAAGCGCTCTGATGCGTCAGAATAAGTTTTTTGACGTTTGCTTGCTTAGCGACCATCGCGGCTTCTGTTATCGTCATATGAACCGTGTTTTGCGGCTTGTCCTTATGTTTAAAGTTGGCATCCAGCAGCGCTACTGAGGCGCCTTTAATAAAGCCGGCCAGTTTATCATTTAAACTTGTATCTCCTGAATAGGCAAATATTTTTTCACCGTCGTCAACTTTTATCGCATACGACGGGAACGGATGCGTCATCTTTAAAAAGGTTATTTCTGCTTTTCCGAGTTTAACCTTTAAATTTTCATTGATAGTTTCTATGTCGAAAGCTTCACGCGAAAACAGTTTAAATATATTTGAAGGTTCTTTCGGGGTAAAAAGCTTGATTTTTTTATCCTGCCCTAATTTTTTATTGATCGCGTTAACTGCATATCCAAATACAGGTATGTCTGACATATGGTCAAAATGAAGATGCGATAAGAATATGGCGTCTATATCAAACACATCTACGAAATGCATAAGTCTTGAGAAGGACCCAGCCCCCATATCAAGTACTATCTTTTTATCCGAAAATTCAAGCAAATAACAAGAACATGCCCCGCCCTCCGGAGGAAACGGGCCATATTTTCCTATAACTGTAAAATTCATATTATACCTTCATTAAAAACGGAAGTTTGCATAAGTATTTAACTGCCTTATAAAGCGGCAGAGAGACTACTAAATTGCCGGCAAACTGTACCATATTATATGGGAAAGAGGCAATAGCGACTGCCCATCCAAACATAAAATACTCATAAATGCCATATCCGGCTACCATTATCAATTCTGCAATAACTGCGGCAAACACATACATACCGAATTTTCCGCGCCTAGCTATCAGCGCAAACACAAATGCCATCAGTGCTTTGATTATCAATGTAGCTATTATATATTGTGACGCTCCGGCAAGTATATCTGCTAGTGCACTGCCAATACCGGCCACACATGCCCCGAATACTCCACCTAACATATAGGAAGAAATGATTATTACACAATCTCCTATGTTTATATAGGCTCCAGTTAAAGTCGGCAGTGGAACCGGAATACGAACCAGCCACGTGACTACAAATACTAATGCTGCCATAACTCCTGCAAGACAGATTTTACCCGTCTTATCCATTTTGTTAAAACATTCCATATCTAAACGCCCCAATCTATTGAAATTTTTTCTTATTTTTATTATATATAAAGGTCTTATAAAAAACAACGAGTTTTAGCTTATAAAACAAATTTCTTAGGTTTATATAGCGTACCCTTTTGTTTATTTTAGCATATATTATTACATAAAAGGCTAACGGGGGGATTATCATGGGTGGCATTGCAGGCATGCTTGACTTTGGTGCAAAAAACTTCCGCAACGATAAAGCGGTCAATATGTTAAACAGTTTCAATAACCGTATAGACGATGTGAGCGGCAGCGGAATTTACTGCATAAACAATGCGTGTCTTTGCGCTTCTTTTGCCAGAAGCGACAACATTTTCAATATAGGTCAACCGTTCTTTAAAACGCTTTGCGGTGAACTTTATTGTGTCGTTTTTGACGGGGTGATACTCAACTCAACTCAGATAAAATCTGAACTTATTGAACGCGGGCACATGATAAACAGCTCTAACCCTGCTGAACTTGCGCTTTGCGCATACATAGAATGGGGATACGACTGCCTTAAAAAATTAAACGGCTACTATGCCTTCGCCGTATATGAAGATACATACCAGAGGCTTTTTTTAGCCCGGGATACTTTTTGCCAACGGCCGCTTTATTTCACGTTGAAAGACAAGGCTATATACTTTTCATCAGAAATAGGCGTGCTTTTGTCTTCCGGCTTTAAGCCCGATATAAAGAAGCAAAATTTGCCTGCACTTTTTGCTCCTTCACCCAACTTGACTCCGTTCAGCGACATATACAGTTTGGGTGCGGGTGAATGTGCTATATATTCACCGCTTGGGTTTTATCTGCATAGCTTTGAGCCTTACATACACAATGTCAAAAGCTCCGATCAAAAGAGTTTTAAAGACATCTTCATAAATGCAGCCGATACCTCTCTTAGAGAAAAGGTAAGCCATTTTGAATTTTTTAGGCCCCTTTACTTAGGTGACACATGCGACGAGCTTTTAAACTCGCTTTGCCAAGACAAACGCTTTAAAGCTCCTATAGATAAAAAACAGTTTTTTAATGATGATTTTTCGCCGGATATGCTGCCTTTTCTCATAGATGAGGTGGTTAATATCGCGGAAACTCCCGTGCTTAATTTTAGGGACATTGCCATGCTCGGCCTAATAAAAAACTCCGAATATCCTCTGGTAACGAGCATTTCTAAGCTCGATGAAGATATAATGGCGGCTTATGAGAAAAAGACGTTTGATAATTTGATTTTGCTTACGCAGGAAAATGTTCTAAGAGAAATACTCTTAAATGAAACAGATCTGAAGTTAAAAGATGCGTTTTTAATCAGCGGATCAAAAGCAGAAAAAATAGCTTTAAGCCAAAAAGTGAAACTTATAACACCGCTTCTTACCGGGCATATTTCAAATATAATAAAAAATGCTTCTTCAGATTTACGGCTGGAGTTTAAAAAGCCTGATAAGAATATGTTAGATATAAAGACCGACATGACTCCGGTCTCCCAAAAATTGTCGCTCATGCTAAATGACATAGATGAAAGGACTCTTTTACTAATAGATAAAAATAAACTTGATAATTTAAAAAACGCACTTTTGAAAAACGAAAAATCCGCTCTAATAAGTGCGCTTAGAATTATTTCTTTAAACAGTTTTATCAAAAGTTTTAATGTAAATATCCATATATAATAAATATTTAATCACCTGATATCAGTCCGGGGTTTTCAAGCAGTGAATTAGATAAATTAATGGTTGCCACTGTATTTGAAACTGATTTTCCTTCAATCAAGAACCGGACTTTTTCAATACCTGTTTGTGCGGCAGTGCCTATTATGCTAAAAATAAGCAGCCTACCGTTTTGGTCAGACATTTCGCTTACCCTGTCGTAAAAATTCTGGCTTAAAGATATATAAGCTATATCATCGACTACGTAGGCATCTAAAATATCCTCTTCACTGACTCCACTCGGAAATACTGGCAGCACGCTTTGAGCTTCACCTGTTGCCGGGCCTTTTAAAAGTTCCTCAATGCGTGATTTTATATCATATAGCCTATTAGTATTAATGATCCTTTTAACCGGAACGAGCTCATCCTCTCCCGCCTTTTGCAAAAAGACGGTTATTTCGCTGCCGTGAGATGAAATAAAGTCCTTAGCTTTTATAATTTCGCTTTCAAACTGCCCTTGTGTAGAGATGATACGCATACCGTCGATCTTTGGTATATTTGCAGTAAGTGTAAGTACTAAACTAGCATAAAATGCGTTTATGGAGTCGCTGTCTTGATAGTTAAAGAATAACGGCATTTTGTCTAAAATAAGCGTTACTATGTTTTCGCCCTGTAAATCATCTATACTATAAGTCAAAAGCTTTATATCATCTGAGAATACGTCTGCACGGCTATTTTTTTCGTTTGAACCTTCTTGCAGAGCATCAAATAATGTGGTTATATAATCTTTATTCTCAACAGATATGTTTTTTACCTCAGGCAGGTACAAGCTATAGTCAGACGATGCAAAATATACGGCTACATTCTCCTCTGTTGCCGTATCAGTGCTGTCTGCCTTTAAACTGCTTTTTTCTATATACTCCTGTGCAATATTGTCTTTTGAAACAGCCCTTAACCCGAATATATTTTCTTCCTCTATCCGCCCATTCCAAAATACGTTTACATACGTTACATCAAGGAGGTTAATAAGTGTATTTACAATCGTGCACTCAAAATAGTACCTTTTTTCGTTTTCCGGTATCGATCCTGC
The sequence above is drawn from the Eubacteriales bacterium genome and encodes:
- the recG gene encoding ATP-dependent DNA helicase RecG encodes the protein MPDLLNLTGIGPKTITLLKKLNIFSVEDLVYFLPRDYTDLKQKTPIFFLKDSDTVLLNASLIDVSLNRIRKNLNILKLKVSDGSSFANVYYFNQAYLKDRFKTGDKICVLGKVKRTNFEIRLDNPEIISNSENLFDILPIYRLTAGLTQKKMRELILNALKKYEVKDDMFSDKTRKEYGLSKRKEAFFNVHFPKDKEMLALAKRRLLFEDLMLFNAFLYKVSSENKSEDFIKVNTDGALCEFFSLLPYEPTSAQRRICGEICEDMQTKRMERLIQGDVGCGKTMIAFFAMYLLVRQGYMAAMMAPTEVLSRQHYEEAKKLFESKNIRIELLVGSMSASEKKEVKERINKGEADLVFGTHALFYENVVPPNLGLVIADEQHRFGVSQRAAFEAKGTPHVMIMSATPIPRTLAMVLYKNLDISIVDEMPPLRKKVKTFIVSEQKRLDMYGYIKKSIVDGSQCYVVCPLIEENEDFPKRSAADVLAELSKIFPKGSVAMLHGKLSAKKKQEIINGFYSGEIKVLVATTVVEVGVNVPNATIMVIENAEMFGLSTLHQLRGRVGRGEKESFCFLVTEADTGPAYERLSMLVSSNDGFLIAQKDLEMRGPGEFLGSRQNGTGDLYMTHLIKDMRILNETQEAYMKMLENGDSEEIMRIENAAEERFADKFDKVTLN
- a CDS encoding DAK2 domain-containing protein gives rise to the protein MEEYKITGEMLRDMILSAASLLEENKEALNSLNVFPVPDGDTGTNMTLTMMSAVKEINSVTDVTVHNVAQALALGSLKGARGNSGVILSQLFRGFTQACTGLNDMTTADFAAGLRLGVECAYKAVMKPKEGTILTVARSMADAAVESEDEGVLNLLDNVLREGEKTLIKTPDMLSVLKEAGVVDAGGKGLLIIYSGYKAALNGNQISIDFESMAPQNNEVVESSNAEIEFGYCTEFFIKQLRQGIKLKDVDDFREKLSNIGDCVLVVGDLMLVKVHVHTNEPDKALNEALKLGSLSGIKIDNMREQHNEIIGDFKKKEKEIPQKDIAVVSIAAGEGICAILKELGVDLLVEGGQTMNPSAHDIATAVDSVPSQNVIILPNNKNIILAATQAKSLTGKNIEVVPSKSIPQGISAMMAFNPELKLDENAEKMTKALSNVKTGVVTQAIRDSGMNGRDIKKDEFIGIFESKIVVNKPELDSIPTELLSQMVDEDDCVITGFFGENVNEDDAKELLEEIQDKFPDCDVDMQCGGQPVYMYIFAVE
- a CDS encoding Asp23/Gls24 family envelope stress response protein, with product MGATVKNMIGSIVFSEEVLANLAGLAAMECYGIVGMASKTAMDGIVQLFKGENLSKGVKVSVDGNNLSIHLYIAVKYGVSMPAVAENVVDTVKYKVEKLTGLSVANLDVTISDIRL
- the rpsT gene encoding 30S ribosomal protein S20, translating into MPNIKSAKKRVLTIEKRTLKNRAVKTNLKTRLKNFDVAVKSDDPIAKELLRDTVSAVDKAAKKGVIHKNKANRKKSRMAKALNKAQA
- the holA gene encoding DNA polymerase III subunit delta, producing MANSVNKNVYLFHGQENFLREAAVKAAVNGVPLNIPELNYMVLDEKTPANDIIVACETLPVMDESRVILVKDSPCFSGDTSGAAKLSEYLPKIPISTVLIFELTYSADTRKKLVKAILNAGKVEHFKKLKGYETVSYLTKDPEINIDRDAAHLLVEYVGSDLLNVLGEIEKLRFIVGKNKIKVADIKKYVNYGVDYEVFLLHGYFMKKDMKNMKRLFDKILDEERSPFSIIGLIAAKFRTLHMVKSLLNLDCSAERIVSLTGLSQFEVKNALLDVKNFSSRDIKDAFTSLADLEVSQKKGEASFDLSTFETLCRIYKVF
- a CDS encoding MBL fold metallo-hydrolase; its protein translation is MLLLVIVLGYMIPYGGLYIAAIDVSQGSATYIRTPNNKTILIDGGSEYNLTLLEDYLQGRGEIDIGIITHDDSDHSYGIKELMEEGKIETVYTNECDAPKISIEENTNKILTLSKGDTLYFDGVKITVYNPGSNSDEDDSNYNSLVLLIEYNGNRILVPGDIPSAVEEDIMAEIGDIDVLFVAHHGAASSTSDEFLKYVKPETAIISVGKNNYGHPSERVLNSLLKACDEIYTTEQNGCVELYIDDKIRVETVR
- a CDS encoding ComEC/Rec2 family competence protein; this translates as MAERNTIFNSRPLFFIASLPCFAIGIAVEDAVRLNTPFIFVILFLGILVSALLYMLFKKWFILGILLASVSLGAFCYNLALIPVNQSIPSEQSISITGTISENPEYVTGEISKYVLKGVSITAEDGIKQLEGKVLLTAPAGFEYGDVVYADKASIRYTYEERNPNGYNEQKYLLADGIAFRANADEITKTGQDKNFFKNVFITINKSIAMVIDSTFDASAAPVAKGMLLGDTSSISDDVTSSFSTAGISHIVAVSGLHIGFLAAILVWLLGLLKVGKKISFAVEILILYLFVEIIGAPASAVRAFIMVAVYLIFNLTDKRTDTLIVFSTAFLIILVLSPLSIFKMSFQLSFAAVFGIITVGDLLNRCFKKKKVLSLAAASIGASSGVSLFAARFTGTIAVYSLIGNLLVIPLVAVSLIFILLSVILGLIFAPIAFITAAAGSFIINVIIDIALSISNLPYANISFPSLGILAIALALLLMLVVSKYFFKDKD
- a CDS encoding MBL fold metallo-hydrolase; translated protein: MNFTVIGKYGPFPPEGGACSCYLLEFSDKKIVLDMGAGSFSRLMHFVDVFDIDAIFLSHLHFDHMSDIPVFGYAVNAINKKLGQDKKIKLFTPKEPSNIFKLFSREAFDIETINENLKVKLGKAEITFLKMTHPFPSYAIKVDDGEKIFAYSGDTSLNDKLAGFIKGASVALLDANFKHKDKPQNTVHMTITEAAMVAKQANVKKLILTHQSAFNSSREVLNEAIKVFLKSQTAQEMKSIVI
- a CDS encoding ECF transporter S component; translated protein: MECFNKMDKTGKICLAGVMAALVFVVTWLVRIPVPLPTLTGAYINIGDCVIIISSYMLGGVFGACVAGIGSALADILAGASQYIIATLIIKALMAFVFALIARRGKFGMYVFAAVIAELIMVAGYGIYEYFMFGWAVAIASFPYNMVQFAGNLVVSLPLYKAVKYLCKLPFLMKV